In one Mucilaginibacter ginsenosidivorax genomic region, the following are encoded:
- a CDS encoding ABC transporter permease produces MISYLIRKLFYGLAVMLGVVLVVFFLFNILPVDPARMTQGQRADVQSLQAVRKEFGLDKPKPVQFLYYINDLSPIGIHLNTTEEQQRYHYIKLFAVSDAKVLGLKWPYLRRSYQTRKDVASLLLEVIPNTMVLATTAMIFAIVIGVFLGVLSAVHKDTWIDKLAIGFSTLGISAPAFFAGIIIAWIFGFELSKYTGLNMSGSLYSYDPFRGEVMTLKNLVLPMITLGLRPLAIIVQLTRNAMLDVLGQDYIRTAKAKGLSNNTIIYKHALKNALNPVITAIANWFASLLAGSFFVEYIFGYNGLGKATVDALEMSDFPVVMGSILFIAFIFVVISILVDIIYVWIDPRVKLS; encoded by the coding sequence ATGATCAGCTACCTCATCCGCAAATTATTTTACGGGCTGGCCGTAATGCTGGGGGTGGTGCTGGTGGTTTTCTTTTTGTTTAATATTTTACCCGTTGATCCTGCCCGCATGACGCAAGGGCAGCGGGCCGACGTGCAATCGTTACAGGCCGTACGTAAGGAGTTTGGGCTGGACAAACCCAAGCCGGTACAATTTCTTTATTACATTAATGATCTTTCGCCCATAGGCATCCACTTAAATACTACCGAAGAACAGCAACGCTATCATTACATAAAACTATTTGCGGTAAGCGATGCCAAAGTGCTTGGGTTAAAATGGCCTTACCTGCGCCGATCATACCAAACCCGTAAGGATGTGGCCAGTTTGCTGTTAGAGGTTATTCCCAATACTATGGTATTAGCAACTACCGCCATGATCTTCGCTATTGTTATTGGCGTATTTTTAGGCGTGCTGAGTGCCGTGCATAAAGACACCTGGATTGATAAGCTGGCAATAGGATTTTCCACTTTGGGTATCTCCGCGCCGGCTTTTTTCGCGGGCATCATCATTGCCTGGATATTTGGTTTTGAGCTGAGTAAATACACCGGCCTCAACATGTCGGGCAGTTTGTATAGTTACGATCCTTTCCGGGGCGAGGTGATGACGCTTAAAAACCTGGTGCTGCCCATGATCACCCTTGGCTTGCGTCCGCTGGCCATTATTGTACAGCTCACCCGCAATGCCATGCTTGATGTTTTGGGGCAGGATTATATCCGTACCGCAAAAGCCAAAGGATTAAGCAACAATACCATCATTTATAAGCACGCGTTAAAAAACGCGCTTAACCCGGTAATAACCGCCATTGCCAACTGGTTTGCATCGCTGCTGGCCGGTTCATTTTTTGTGGAATACATTTTTGGCTACAACGGCCTGGGCAAAGCCACGGTTGATGCGCTGGAAATGTCGGATTTTCCGGTAGTGATGGGTTCAATACTCTTTATTGCCTTTATATTTGTAGTGATTAGTATCCTGGTAGATATCATTTACGTTTGGATAGATCCGCGGGTAAAATTAAGCTGA
- a CDS encoding shikimate kinase, protein MKYFLVGFMGCGKTTWSRKLAAKLGYEFIDLDHALEANVGMSIAEYFSSFGEDAFRRMESDLLKQTEYPENVVVSTGGGLPCFFDNMDWMNANGKTLYVKLSPKTLADRLENSKTVRPVLQGKKGDDLVEFITGKLAERESFYLKAHHHVDGIDMSVEKLESALGLGEVV, encoded by the coding sequence ATGAAGTACTTTTTAGTCGGGTTTATGGGTTGTGGCAAAACCACCTGGAGCCGTAAGCTGGCTGCCAAATTAGGCTACGAATTTATTGATCTTGACCACGCGCTGGAAGCTAACGTAGGCATGAGCATAGCAGAATATTTTTCGAGCTTTGGTGAAGATGCCTTCCGCCGGATGGAATCAGATCTGCTGAAGCAAACCGAATATCCCGAAAACGTAGTGGTATCAACCGGTGGCGGCCTGCCCTGCTTTTTTGACAATATGGACTGGATGAATGCCAACGGCAAAACCCTGTACGTAAAACTATCGCCCAAAACACTGGCCGACAGGCTGGAAAACAGCAAAACCGTACGCCCGGTACTGCAAGGCAAAAAAGGCGATGACCTGGTTGAATTTATTACCGGCAAACTGGCCGAGCGGGAAAGCTTTTATTTGAAAGCACACCACCATGTAGATGGTATCGACATGTCGGTTGAGAAACTGGAAAGCGCTTTGGGCTTGGGC